From a single Flavobacterium sp. genomic region:
- a CDS encoding response regulator transcription factor has protein sequence MIKLCVADSFPVVTEGLQSYFQGNSKAEIVGTAKNLESLLVFLDSRRCDILLLDVEFDGLSSIRDIKSLLKDFTATKIILFTNVSEQMYAPTAIKAGVSAYVSKKSNLKELEATILKVAEGKVVFSDTVKKSIEMLSKGKKSERLFKKLSTREIEVLRYLNDGKKNKEVAQILGLDEKTISTYKLRLLAKLNVTNLVDLLKKAKDLDVI, from the coding sequence ATGATTAAATTATGTGTCGCAGATAGTTTTCCAGTCGTAACTGAAGGATTACAATCATATTTCCAAGGTAACTCAAAAGCTGAAATTGTAGGGACTGCTAAAAACTTAGAATCACTTCTTGTGTTTTTAGATAGCAGAAGATGTGATATTTTACTTCTTGACGTAGAATTTGATGGCTTATCAAGTATTAGAGATATAAAAAGTTTACTCAAAGACTTTACAGCCACTAAAATTATTCTTTTCACAAACGTTTCTGAACAAATGTATGCGCCAACCGCTATTAAAGCAGGTGTTTCTGCATATGTTTCTAAAAAATCAAACTTAAAAGAACTAGAAGCTACTATTTTAAAAGTGGCTGAAGGTAAAGTTGTTTTTAGTGACACTGTTAAGAAAAGCATTGAAATGCTTAGTAAAGGAAAAAAATCTGAACGCTTATTTAAAAAATTATCTACTAGAGAAATTGAAGTGCTTCGTTACTTAAATGATGGTAAAAAAAATAAAGAAGTAGCACAAATTCTTGGGTTAGATGAAAAAACAATTAGCACCTATAAACTACGTTTATTAGCGAAGCTTAATGTTACCAATTTAGTAGATTTATTGAAAAAAGCGAAAGATTTGGATGTGATTTAA